A region from the Colwellia sp. PAMC 21821 genome encodes:
- the trxC gene encoding thioredoxin TrxC — protein MSDSSILIVCANCCTKNRLASGKLNDKPVCGKCGKAVLSSKPIVGSDNNFSRFVTGNGLPVVVDFWAEWCGPCKQFAPTYEQVAGEMFTQACFVKLDTEHNQQTAGGYNIRSIPTLMIFHHGKEIARMSGALPKAQFKQWLTENLPAV, from the coding sequence ATGTCTGATTCATCTATTCTAATAGTTTGTGCTAATTGCTGTACTAAAAATCGATTAGCTAGCGGAAAACTTAACGATAAGCCCGTATGTGGCAAGTGCGGTAAAGCTGTGCTTTCTTCAAAACCTATTGTGGGTAGCGATAACAACTTTAGCCGTTTTGTCACAGGTAATGGTTTACCCGTGGTGGTCGACTTTTGGGCTGAGTGGTGTGGGCCATGCAAACAATTTGCCCCTACCTATGAACAGGTTGCCGGTGAAATGTTTACCCAGGCTTGCTTTGTGAAGTTAGATACTGAACATAACCAACAAACCGCTGGTGGCTATAATATTCGCTCAATTCCTACGTTAATGATCTTTCATCACGGCAAAGAAATTGCGCGTATGTCAGGTGCTTTACCTAAAGCTCAATTTAAACAATGGCTAACTGAAAATTTACCTGCGGTTTGA
- a CDS encoding alpha/beta hydrolase — translation MNIYLRNNIQIIGKGPIVMLFSHGFGCDQNMWRYITPAFLESYTVVLFDLVGSGKSDLSAYDFEKYSTLHKYAEDIIEIIDAVSDKPVIFVGHSVSTVIGLLASIKAPEKFQCQIMISPSPCYINVDDYIGGFSRADVEELCDTIDSNYLGWSSSMAPTIMGAPDQPELAVELTNSFCRTDPKISKHFARVTFLSDHRDALSQTTTPTLILQCNEDFIAPCTVGEYMKKTMSKAEMYIIDNVGHCPHLSSPNASIKAIQNYLKNNQNL, via the coding sequence ATGAACATTTACTTACGCAATAACATTCAAATTATAGGCAAGGGTCCAATAGTAATGCTGTTCTCACATGGTTTTGGCTGTGACCAAAATATGTGGCGATATATCACCCCTGCATTTTTAGAAAGTTACACTGTAGTGTTATTTGACCTCGTGGGTAGCGGGAAATCAGATCTATCTGCCTACGATTTTGAAAAATATAGTACGCTGCACAAATATGCCGAAGATATAATAGAAATTATTGATGCGGTTTCAGACAAGCCAGTTATTTTTGTTGGCCACTCTGTGAGTACTGTAATCGGTTTGCTAGCCTCCATTAAAGCTCCCGAAAAGTTTCAGTGCCAAATTATGATCAGTCCATCACCTTGCTACATAAATGTAGATGACTATATAGGCGGTTTTTCACGCGCTGATGTTGAAGAATTATGTGATACCATTGACAGTAATTATTTAGGTTGGTCTAGCAGTATGGCACCAACAATTATGGGAGCTCCAGACCAGCCAGAGTTAGCGGTTGAGCTGACCAATAGTTTTTGCAGAACCGATCCAAAAATATCTAAACATTTTGCCCGAGTGACTTTTCTATCTGACCATAGAGACGCCTTATCACAAACCACCACACCGACATTAATTCTTCAATGTAACGAAGATTTTATAGCGCCTTGTACCGTGGGTGAATACATGAAAAAAACAATGTCAAAAGCGGAGATGTATATTATCGATAATGTCGGCCATTGCCCACACCTTAGTTCTCCTAATGCAAGTATAAAAGCTATCCAGAACTATTTAAAAAACAACCAAAATTTATGA
- a CDS encoding ATP-binding protein — protein sequence MDTIPDLDSSFEFAACGLVTTEVNGTIRRANSTFCNWLGFSTDELIENKKLHELFTIGGRFFHHTHLSPLLEMQGSVTEVQMDLIGKKGIVVPMLINIVRQEHGTGHYDQLAFFMATDRKKFESELIFARKSAEESLVSLNDTKKELQENRDFLSIAIRSARMSVWSQHIGTNRVWWNPELEKLTGLTDNEYWGTSEDFYNLIHKDDRNIFTAKLNKAIKTKSDYNIQFRLQSTAGCWLTAESRGRAIYSEAGVAISIFGIVIDISERKEAERKLRDLNQQLYTADRRKDEFLATLGHELRNPLAPMQNVLEIMRLKKSKDSFIQWSSKMIERHVVQMTHLVDDLMETSRISQGIMVLRKRQIDLVELVQVAIESSQTLIQESNQILTIKSPNTPIIIDADSTRIIQIISNLLTNAVKYTSDAGKICLSVYQDGDEAVLSVLDSGIGIPADELSNVFNMFSQLTPALERSQGGLGIGLALVQGLVKLHGGSIVAHSEGEEKGSEFIVRLPISHAPIEIKSIIEKDTPSLADNKRILVIDDNVDATDSLSLLLEYSGHTTDKAYDGMSGFKIAEEFKPEIILLDIGLPDINGYEVAQMVRQAPWGKTIYLIATTGWGQDKDKQLAIDAGFDKHLTKPINFQELNSLLHTIVAKDIKL from the coding sequence ATGGATACTATACCTGATCTTGACTCGTCATTTGAATTTGCTGCCTGCGGCTTAGTTACAACTGAGGTTAATGGCACCATTCGTAGGGCTAATTCTACCTTCTGTAATTGGCTTGGTTTTAGTACCGATGAGTTAATTGAAAATAAAAAACTCCATGAGTTATTTACGATTGGAGGACGTTTTTTTCATCATACTCATTTATCACCGTTACTTGAAATGCAGGGTTCTGTGACAGAAGTTCAGATGGATTTGATCGGAAAAAAAGGCATAGTAGTTCCCATGCTGATTAATATTGTTCGGCAAGAACACGGAACTGGCCACTATGACCAATTGGCTTTTTTCATGGCTACTGATCGAAAGAAATTTGAAAGTGAATTAATTTTTGCTCGAAAATCTGCTGAAGAATCTTTAGTTTCTTTAAATGACACAAAAAAAGAACTACAAGAAAACCGAGACTTTTTAAGTATTGCCATTCGCAGCGCGCGTATGAGCGTTTGGTCACAACATATAGGTACTAATCGAGTATGGTGGAACCCTGAACTTGAGAAGTTAACAGGGCTGACTGATAATGAGTATTGGGGCACTTCAGAGGATTTTTACAACTTAATACACAAAGATGACCGTAACATTTTTACTGCTAAATTAAACAAAGCCATCAAGACAAAATCAGACTACAATATTCAATTTAGGTTACAAAGTACGGCAGGATGTTGGCTAACAGCAGAGAGTAGAGGGCGTGCCATCTACTCTGAAGCAGGGGTGGCAATTTCAATTTTCGGTATTGTCATTGATATATCAGAACGTAAAGAAGCAGAAAGAAAGCTACGCGACTTAAATCAACAATTATACACTGCTGATCGTCGTAAAGATGAATTTTTAGCCACTCTTGGTCACGAGCTTCGCAACCCGTTAGCACCGATGCAAAATGTATTAGAAATCATGCGCCTTAAAAAATCTAAGGATTCGTTTATACAATGGTCGAGTAAAATGATCGAACGCCATGTGGTTCAGATGACTCACCTAGTCGATGATTTAATGGAAACGTCGCGCATATCTCAAGGTATTATGGTGCTACGAAAACGACAAATTGATTTGGTAGAATTAGTACAAGTTGCAATAGAATCGTCACAAACTTTAATACAAGAATCCAACCAAATTTTAACGATAAAAAGCCCCAACACACCAATTATTATAGATGCAGATTCAACCAGAATTATCCAGATTATTTCTAACTTGCTAACGAATGCTGTAAAATACACATCAGACGCAGGTAAAATATGTTTGAGCGTTTACCAAGACGGAGATGAAGCCGTTTTGTCTGTTCTTGATTCTGGTATCGGCATTCCAGCAGATGAACTTTCTAACGTATTTAATATGTTCTCCCAACTTACTCCTGCACTAGAACGCTCGCAAGGCGGTTTAGGGATTGGTCTTGCGCTTGTACAAGGTTTAGTTAAGTTACATGGTGGATCTATTGTGGCTCATAGTGAAGGTGAAGAAAAAGGTAGTGAGTTTATCGTCCGATTACCCATTTCTCATGCACCCATTGAAATTAAGTCGATTATTGAAAAAGACACTCCTTCATTAGCAGATAACAAACGCATTTTAGTGATTGACGATAATGTTGATGCCACTGACAGTTTGTCATTGCTATTGGAATATAGTGGCCACACAACTGACAAGGCATACGATGGAATGAGCGGGTTTAAAATCGCAGAAGAGTTTAAACCAGAAATAATTTTATTGGATATTGGACTTCCTGATATTAATGGTTATGAAGTTGCACAAATGGTCCGTCAAGCACCTTGGGGCAAAACAATATACTTGATAGCGACAACGGGGTGGGGACAAGATAAAGATAAACAATTAGCAATAGATGCTGGTTTTGACAAGCACCTGACTAAACCTATTAACTTTCAAGAATTAAATTCTTTGCTACATACTATAGTGGCTAAAGATATAAAACTTTAA
- a CDS encoding S9 family peptidase yields the protein MTIHNHQRIDNYYWMRDDQRSDEKILAHLNAENSYADAILAEQQPLQEALFQELKARIVKDDNTVPAKDGKYWYHSEINGEQEFSNFYRATSFTGENKTLILDVNARAENHEFYDLGDVSISPNDQLMTISEDTDSRRIYTINFKDLNQDANSAEAYLTDVLLETEGQIVWANDNQTVFYVKKDLDTLLGTQVYRHKLGSVQADDVLVYEENDHSFYISLDKSRDESKIYICLHATESSHCLAMSADEPNGEFIDLVPYQEAHEYHADKMGDYFYIVSNHQAKNFKLMKVAADQVADMHNWQEVIPHRNNVLLEGIEIFHNFIVITERENGQIRFIVHTTKGNNAGQHYPLSFDDPCYFACLGDNPEPESTVARLYYSSLTTPGSLFEFDLATGERKLLKQQKVLGEFNKEDYQSERLFITARDGVEVPVSLVYRSDSFKKDGTNPLLQYGYGAYGITIDPNFSSQTLSLLDRGFVYVIAHVRGSEMLGRAWYDNGKMAHKQNTFNDFIDVTKALVAQGYGAKDKIFASGGSAGGLLMGAIVNQAPELYLGIGAHVPFLDVLTTMLDETIPLTTNEYDEWGNPNEAQAYQDILSYSPIDNITAQHYPNILVTTGLHDSQVQYFEPMKWVAKLREFKIDDNLLLFKTDMEAGHGGASGRFKSLREKALEMSFFISLLPK from the coding sequence ATGACAATACACAATCATCAACGTATTGATAATTATTATTGGATGCGTGATGACCAGCGTAGCGATGAAAAAATACTGGCACACCTAAATGCTGAAAATAGTTATGCTGATGCGATATTGGCAGAACAACAACCGCTACAAGAAGCGCTTTTTCAAGAACTTAAAGCACGCATAGTAAAAGACGATAATACCGTACCAGCAAAGGACGGTAAATATTGGTATCACAGCGAAATAAATGGTGAGCAAGAATTCTCAAATTTTTACCGCGCAACAAGCTTTACGGGTGAGAATAAAACGCTGATATTAGATGTTAATGCCCGTGCCGAAAATCATGAATTTTATGATTTAGGTGATGTATCAATTAGTCCTAATGATCAACTTATGACCATATCGGAAGATACTGACAGCCGCCGTATTTATACCATTAACTTTAAAGACTTAAATCAAGACGCAAACTCAGCCGAAGCTTATTTAACCGATGTTCTCCTTGAAACCGAAGGACAAATTGTTTGGGCTAATGATAATCAAACGGTATTTTACGTAAAAAAAGATCTAGACACGTTATTAGGTACACAAGTTTATAGACATAAGTTAGGCTCCGTACAAGCTGACGATGTTTTGGTTTATGAAGAAAACGATCATAGTTTTTACATAAGTTTAGATAAAAGCCGAGACGAGTCGAAAATTTATATTTGTTTACACGCTACTGAATCATCACATTGCTTAGCAATGAGTGCTGACGAGCCTAATGGCGAATTTATTGACTTAGTGCCTTATCAGGAAGCACACGAATATCACGCAGATAAAATGGGCGACTATTTCTATATTGTCAGTAATCATCAAGCTAAAAACTTCAAATTAATGAAAGTTGCGGCTGATCAAGTTGCTGACATGCATAACTGGCAAGAAGTTATTCCTCATAGAAACAATGTACTACTTGAAGGCATAGAGATATTTCATAATTTTATTGTCATCACCGAAAGAGAAAACGGTCAAATTCGCTTTATTGTTCATACCACTAAAGGCAACAATGCTGGTCAGCATTACCCATTATCGTTCGACGATCCGTGCTATTTCGCTTGCCTTGGAGACAACCCAGAGCCAGAAAGCACAGTCGCACGGTTATATTATTCAAGCTTAACAACACCGGGCTCTTTATTTGAATTCGACTTAGCAACAGGTGAGCGTAAGCTGCTTAAACAACAAAAAGTATTAGGTGAATTTAACAAAGAAGATTATCAATCAGAGCGACTATTCATCACCGCACGTGATGGTGTTGAGGTTCCTGTATCGCTTGTTTATCGCAGCGACAGCTTCAAAAAAGATGGTACTAATCCCCTGCTACAATACGGTTATGGTGCCTACGGTATTACTATAGATCCTAACTTCTCAAGTCAAACCTTAAGTTTACTCGACCGTGGTTTTGTTTATGTTATTGCTCATGTGCGTGGCTCAGAAATGTTAGGCAGAGCATGGTACGACAATGGAAAAATGGCACATAAGCAAAACACCTTTAATGACTTTATTGACGTAACAAAAGCATTAGTTGCACAAGGTTATGGCGCAAAAGATAAAATATTCGCCTCTGGCGGCAGCGCTGGCGGTTTATTAATGGGCGCGATAGTAAACCAAGCACCTGAATTGTATTTGGGTATTGGCGCACATGTACCATTTCTAGACGTATTAACCACAATGCTCGATGAAACCATACCGCTAACGACAAACGAATATGACGAATGGGGCAATCCGAATGAAGCGCAAGCCTACCAAGATATTTTATCGTACTCGCCAATTGATAATATCACGGCGCAACACTACCCAAATATACTGGTAACCACCGGATTACATGATTCTCAAGTACAATACTTTGAGCCAATGAAATGGGTAGCAAAACTACGAGAATTTAAAATAGACGATAACCTATTATTATTTAAAACCGATATGGAAGCCGGACATGGCGGTGCATCAGGACGTTTTAAAAGCTTAAGAGAGAAAGCTTTGGAAATGAGCTTTTTTATCTCTTTGCTTCCAAAGTAG
- a CDS encoding VacJ family lipoprotein — protein sequence MIRIKHNVGLNFTLPNKNVLQYALISVLLTLGVGCSTADNLAEEPIQPVTNEQPLMGPYEIAAEQNLPSVVSYQEPEDSLRFINEPIFKFNDTVYRYFLSPLANGYETVVPEPVNNSIRNFFYNLREPLYAVNHLLQGEFSESGKSISRVLINSTVGLLGLFDAANGLMELERNKTTFGDTLATYGVGHGVYLVLPLLGPSDLRDTASLTFNYFAHPLNFINDEDAATQLLLADGIQAQIPILAKYPDVLADVENPYEFVRNLYMQNIQRDGQARRNEIFKTEMQKNPTSKSNKTINPVVE from the coding sequence ATGATAAGAATAAAACACAACGTGGGTTTGAACTTTACGCTACCTAATAAAAATGTTCTACAGTATGCATTGATAAGCGTATTGCTTACGTTAGGAGTAGGGTGTTCGACTGCTGACAACTTAGCTGAAGAACCAATACAGCCTGTAACTAACGAACAGCCATTAATGGGCCCTTATGAAATAGCCGCCGAACAAAACCTTCCTAGTGTCGTTAGTTACCAAGAACCTGAAGATTCACTACGTTTTATTAACGAACCTATTTTTAAATTTAACGATACAGTTTATCGCTATTTCTTAAGCCCATTAGCTAATGGCTATGAAACAGTTGTACCTGAGCCTGTTAATAACAGTATACGTAACTTTTTTTATAATTTACGTGAACCGCTTTATGCGGTGAACCACTTACTACAAGGGGAATTCTCTGAGTCGGGAAAAAGTATTTCACGTGTGCTGATAAATAGTACTGTTGGACTACTTGGTTTGTTTGATGCCGCGAATGGCCTAATGGAGCTTGAGCGTAATAAAACAACTTTTGGAGACACACTAGCCACTTATGGTGTTGGGCATGGTGTTTATCTTGTTTTACCATTACTTGGTCCATCTGATTTACGTGATACAGCATCATTAACCTTTAACTACTTTGCACATCCACTTAACTTTATCAACGACGAAGATGCTGCCACGCAGCTGTTACTAGCCGACGGCATACAAGCACAAATACCTATTTTAGCTAAATATCCTGATGTATTAGCCGATGTTGAAAATCCTTATGAGTTTGTGCGCAATTTATATATGCAAAACATACAGAGAGATGGACAAGCTCGCAGAAACGAAATTTTTAAAACCGAAATGCAAAAAAATCCTACATCGAAGTCAAATAAAACTATCAACCCGGTAGTGGAATAA
- a CDS encoding MMPL family transporter → MLNKKSTLWAYVICLAFTALTAVLAWQAQHFEIDASADTLLVDNNKHYILTQLADQRYGSEEFILIAFKPQNSQLFATNNLATVSNIGREIETISRVKQVKSIVNMPIFTAADVVSADVKELTWEKQKFDEQTLSLSLKQHPLYEGLLINDDQTAMSLQVVFKSDPKIEQINHDIIDIKRHLLKRELTEKELNSLEKLKRNQQKLNKNLEQTRIDEIESIHAILKPYKKDGDFYLGGNNLLSYELIQIIKSDLVLFGSLIILIVIVLLWFLFRQFSWVILPIVCCATSVVMTIGLLATLDFKVTVISANVFALQIILSLAMIIHLIVHYQELVLKHTDWSHKQLVVATIKQKIKPCFYAGLTTGIGFGSLIFSGVQPVISFGWMMVLAMLVSFIVSLAFFPALLLALFNKQEFVKQHKQIERGMNATASFVKNQPKKTVIISAIITIIGILGCLKLTAENSFLNYFSESTDVRKELTYIDQEFGGSTPFDVLFDIPDEQIKSDLVISASTVQTITAIQNMLAKQQAIGAITSISDFTKIAQVVNGKPLTEYELTALYKSLEPNLQQELFGAYFSEKDKQIRISMRVQDSTKDLNRADLLAEIHQELSLLGIEKQQYTLTGLFILYQDVLSRLVDSQILTILIVYGAMAITLMIIFSSVKVAWIALIPNLITTSVIMGILGIFAIPLDLMTITIAAVAMGISMDDTIHYIHRYLEEIKLNEASSDEWVKRTNLSVGYALIYTTTVIVIGFGTLVFSDFVPSMLFGLLTSVAMVVALVTDITTLPVLLRKYLTKSDV, encoded by the coding sequence ATGTTAAATAAAAAATCGACTCTTTGGGCTTATGTTATTTGTCTTGCTTTTACCGCGTTAACAGCTGTTTTAGCATGGCAAGCACAGCACTTTGAAATAGACGCCTCGGCTGACACATTGTTAGTTGACAATAATAAACACTATATTTTAACGCAGCTTGCCGATCAACGTTATGGCTCAGAAGAGTTCATATTAATAGCTTTTAAGCCCCAAAACAGCCAGTTATTTGCAACGAATAACTTAGCTACTGTTTCTAATATTGGCCGTGAAATAGAAACAATATCTCGTGTTAAACAAGTAAAAAGTATTGTTAACATGCCTATTTTTACTGCCGCAGATGTGGTTTCAGCGGATGTAAAAGAACTGACATGGGAAAAGCAGAAATTTGACGAACAAACATTATCTTTGAGTTTAAAGCAGCATCCTTTGTATGAAGGCTTACTGATTAACGATGATCAAACGGCTATGTCCTTGCAAGTAGTGTTTAAATCAGACCCAAAAATAGAGCAAATTAACCACGATATTATTGATATAAAACGTCATTTGTTAAAACGAGAACTAACCGAAAAAGAGCTTAATAGCCTTGAAAAACTGAAGAGGAACCAACAAAAACTTAATAAAAATTTAGAACAAACTCGTATCGATGAAATTGAAAGCATTCACGCGATTTTAAAACCTTATAAAAAAGATGGCGATTTTTATTTAGGTGGTAATAATTTATTGTCTTACGAGCTAATTCAAATCATAAAAAGTGACTTAGTACTTTTTGGATCATTAATTATTCTAATTGTGATTGTATTACTGTGGTTTTTGTTTAGACAATTTAGCTGGGTGATATTACCTATTGTTTGCTGTGCAACCAGCGTTGTTATGACCATTGGCTTGCTAGCCACGCTTGATTTTAAAGTCACCGTTATTTCTGCTAACGTATTTGCACTGCAGATTATATTATCGTTAGCGATGATCATTCATCTTATTGTACATTATCAAGAGCTGGTGCTAAAACACACTGATTGGTCACATAAACAATTAGTGGTAGCGACTATCAAGCAAAAAATAAAACCTTGTTTTTATGCCGGCTTAACTACCGGGATAGGTTTCGGCTCACTTATTTTTAGTGGTGTTCAACCGGTTATCAGTTTCGGTTGGATGATGGTGTTGGCTATGCTAGTAAGTTTTATTGTTAGCTTAGCTTTTTTCCCAGCATTACTATTGGCACTATTTAATAAGCAAGAGTTTGTTAAACAGCACAAGCAAATTGAACGTGGCATGAACGCAACTGCAAGTTTTGTTAAAAATCAACCCAAAAAAACAGTCATAATATCAGCTATAATTACAATTATTGGCATACTGGGTTGTTTAAAACTCACCGCAGAAAATAGTTTTTTAAATTACTTTAGCGAGTCGACAGATGTTCGAAAAGAACTAACTTATATCGACCAGGAATTTGGCGGCTCCACACCATTCGACGTGTTATTTGATATTCCTGATGAGCAGATAAAGTCAGATTTAGTTATTTCTGCAAGCACGGTACAAACGATAACTGCTATTCAAAATATGTTGGCAAAACAGCAAGCTATTGGTGCTATTACCTCAATTTCCGACTTTACTAAAATTGCGCAAGTGGTGAATGGTAAACCTTTAACAGAATACGAACTTACTGCGCTATACAAAAGTTTAGAGCCTAACTTACAGCAAGAATTATTTGGTGCTTACTTTTCGGAAAAAGATAAGCAAATACGAATTTCAATGCGAGTACAAGACAGCACTAAAGACTTAAATAGAGCTGATTTGTTGGCAGAAATTCATCAAGAACTATCGTTATTGGGCATTGAAAAACAACAGTACACGCTTACGGGCTTATTTATCCTTTATCAAGATGTATTGTCGCGCTTAGTTGACTCACAAATACTGACAATTCTCATTGTTTATGGCGCTATGGCGATAACACTGATGATCATTTTTTCGTCAGTGAAAGTGGCGTGGATTGCTTTAATTCCTAACTTAATTACCACTTCGGTTATCATGGGTATATTAGGGATTTTTGCTATTCCACTAGACTTAATGACGATCACTATTGCAGCTGTTGCTATGGGTATTTCAATGGACGATACCATTCATTATATTCATCGATATTTAGAAGAAATTAAACTGAATGAAGCAAGTAGCGATGAGTGGGTTAAACGTACGAATTTATCGGTTGGTTATGCACTTATATATACCACAACGGTGATCGTTATCGGCTTTGGTACCTTGGTATTTTCTGATTTTGTGCCAAGCATGTTATTTGGATTACTCACCAGTGTTGCGATGGTCGTCGCCTTAGTGACAGACATTACTACATTACCAGTATTATTAAGAAAGTATTTAACTAAAAGTGATGTTTAA
- a CDS encoding PA2778 family cysteine peptidase, whose translation MLILSSNLSKIFNKAIKVGIIASLFLIIGCSTPPQTLKLTQQPPTNIPLTANIEGVPFYSQQAYYCGPTTLAEIFEYNGVKLSPESIAPQIFIPNRKGSLQLEMVAAIRHQEFLAYASNGSLEQLLQLVHQKIPVVVLQNLGLSWYPLWHYAVVKGYDLETQEFILHSADIENRRVGMKVFERTWQRAKFWYVAALKPTQSMSALNDFTYISASQDLISIGKGPAAIPYLQQAIKAWPENWLSYFLLANYYFEQSNITEAIDWFEQGLTYGNKQSDYLNNYAYALLKNGDIEQAKTIIKQAIKLSPNDTNILTTQQEIVAVFN comes from the coding sequence ATGCTTATTCTTTCATCGAACCTATCTAAAATCTTTAATAAAGCAATAAAGGTTGGCATAATTGCCAGCCTTTTTTTAATTATTGGCTGTTCAACACCGCCGCAAACGTTGAAACTTACTCAGCAACCCCCTACAAATATTCCGTTAACTGCAAATATTGAAGGTGTGCCGTTTTATTCGCAGCAAGCCTATTACTGTGGGCCTACAACGCTTGCCGAAATATTTGAATACAATGGCGTAAAGCTATCACCTGAGAGTATTGCCCCACAGATATTTATCCCAAATAGAAAAGGCAGTTTACAATTAGAAATGGTCGCGGCCATTAGGCACCAAGAGTTTCTTGCCTACGCAAGTAATGGTTCTTTAGAGCAACTGTTGCAGTTAGTACACCAAAAAATCCCCGTTGTTGTGTTACAAAATTTAGGTTTATCTTGGTACCCACTTTGGCATTATGCCGTGGTGAAAGGCTATGACTTAGAAACCCAAGAGTTTATTTTACATTCTGCTGATATTGAAAATCGTCGAGTAGGAATGAAGGTGTTTGAACGTACTTGGCAACGCGCTAAGTTTTGGTATGTTGCAGCATTAAAGCCAACGCAAAGCATGAGCGCATTAAACGACTTTACTTATATAAGTGCCAGCCAAGATTTAATTTCGATTGGTAAAGGCCCTGCTGCTATTCCATATTTACAGCAAGCGATTAAAGCTTGGCCTGAAAATTGGCTAAGTTACTTTTTACTGGCTAATTATTATTTCGAACAAAGCAATATAACGGAGGCAATCGACTGGTTTGAGCAAGGTCTGACTTACGGTAATAAACAAAGTGATTATTTGAATAACTACGCTTATGCTCTACTTAAAAACGGTGATATTGAACAAGCTAAGACTATAATAAAACAGGCCATAAAACTCTCCCCTAACGATACTAATATTTTAACAACACAGCAAGAAATAGTAGCAGTGTTTAATTAA
- a CDS encoding PA2779 family protein, which translates to MKNLIMIFAALFTSTLPITSMAGNVSSAVVIEQQRSAITKQQILSMVDSNEVQQQLVALGVSSADAVNRINNLTHAELAQLNMQINDAPAGSGIVGTIVTVLVVVAVLDLLGITDAYSFIEPI; encoded by the coding sequence ATGAAAAATTTGATCATGATATTTGCAGCGCTATTTACTAGCACGCTTCCAATAACGTCAATGGCTGGCAATGTTAGTTCTGCCGTTGTTATAGAACAACAGCGTAGCGCAATTACTAAACAACAGATTTTATCTATGGTTGATAGTAACGAAGTACAACAACAATTAGTTGCACTTGGCGTATCTTCTGCAGATGCCGTAAACCGCATTAATAACCTTACCCATGCTGAGCTTGCTCAGTTGAATATGCAAATTAACGATGCGCCTGCGGGCAGCGGTATAGTTGGCACAATAGTGACTGTATTGGTTGTAGTTGCCGTACTTGATTTATTAGGTATTACCGATGCTTATTCTTTCATCGAACCTATCTAA